A stretch of Faecalibacterium duncaniae DNA encodes these proteins:
- a CDS encoding relaxase/mobilization nuclease domain-containing protein, with protein MATFKHISSKNADYGAAEQYLTFEHDEFTMKPTLDENGRLMLREDYRIATLNCGDEDFAVACMRSNLRYGKNQKREDVKSHHYIISFDPRDAVDNGLTVDRAQALGEEFCRKQFPGHQAIVCTHPDGHNHSGNIHVHIVINSLRIAEVPFLPYMDRPADTRAGCKHRCTDAAMEYFKAEVMEMCHRENLYQIDLLHGSKNRITEREYWAQKKGQAKLDKENATLAAEGQPVKQTKFETDKAKLRQTIRNAMSGATTFDEFSALLLRQGVIVKESRGRLSYLAPDRTKPITARKLGDDFDRAAVLALLEQNAHRAAEKTAPIPEYHTAETNRTERGKTQKIAPTGNIQRMVDRAAKRAEGKGIGYDRWAAVHNLKQMAATVAAMEQYGFTPDELDAALVSANADLHSSTAKLKPIETAIREKKDLQKQVLAYAKTRDVRDGLKKQKTDKARKAYREKHESDFIIADAAVRYFRQKGITKLPTYKSLQAEIEQLTAEKNALYNEYRANKERVRELQTMKSNLSQMHHGEPSRQKKHEQER; from the coding sequence TTGGCAACATTCAAACATATCAGCTCTAAAAATGCGGACTATGGCGCAGCCGAGCAGTACCTCACCTTTGAACATGACGAGTTTACCATGAAGCCCACCCTTGATGAAAACGGGCGGCTCATGCTCAGGGAGGACTATCGAATAGCCACGCTGAACTGCGGCGACGAGGATTTTGCCGTTGCCTGTATGCGCTCCAATCTCCGCTATGGGAAGAACCAGAAGCGGGAAGATGTAAAAAGCCACCACTACATTATCAGCTTTGACCCACGGGACGCGGTGGACAACGGTTTGACCGTAGACCGGGCGCAGGCGTTGGGCGAGGAATTTTGCCGGAAGCAGTTTCCCGGACACCAAGCCATTGTCTGCACCCACCCGGACGGACACAACCACAGCGGCAATATCCATGTGCATATCGTTATCAATTCTCTGCGGATAGCCGAAGTTCCATTCTTGCCCTATATGGACAGACCGGCAGACACCCGCGCCGGGTGCAAACACCGCTGCACAGACGCGGCGATGGAATACTTCAAAGCCGAGGTCATGGAGATGTGCCACCGGGAAAATCTCTATCAAATCGACCTGCTCCATGGCAGTAAAAACCGCATTACCGAGCGTGAGTATTGGGCGCAGAAGAAAGGACAAGCCAAACTTGACAAGGAAAATGCCACCCTTGCAGCCGAGGGGCAGCCTGTAAAGCAGACCAAGTTTGAAACCGACAAGGCGAAGCTACGGCAGACCATACGGAACGCCATGAGCGGAGCTACTACCTTTGACGAGTTTTCCGCTTTACTTCTGCGGCAGGGTGTGATCGTCAAAGAGAGCCGAGGGCGGTTGTCCTACCTTGCCCCGGACAGGACGAAACCCATTACTGCCCGAAAATTGGGAGATGATTTTGACCGTGCCGCCGTTCTTGCCCTTTTGGAGCAGAACGCCCACAGAGCCGCCGAAAAGACCGCACCCATACCCGAATACCATACCGCTGAAACAAACCGCACAGAGCGAGGAAAAACGCAGAAAATCGCCCCGACAGGCAACATTCAGAGAATGGTTGACCGTGCGGCGAAGCGAGCCGAGGGAAAAGGTATCGGCTATGACCGTTGGGCGGCTGTCCATAATCTCAAACAGATGGCGGCTACCGTTGCCGCTATGGAGCAATACGGCTTTACCCCGGATGAACTGGACGCAGCCCTTGTGTCTGCCAATGCGGATTTACACAGCAGCACCGCCAAGCTGAAGCCCATTGAAACGGCTATCCGTGAGAAAAAGGACTTGCAGAAACAGGTGCTTGCCTATGCCAAGACAAGAGATGTGCGTGACGGATTGAAAAAGCAGAAAACCGATAAGGCACGCAAAGCCTACCGGGAAAAGCATGAAAGCGACTTTATCATAGCAGACGCAGCCGTAAGATATTTTCGGCAAAAAGGCATTACCAAGCTGCCCACCTATAAATCGTTGCAGGCTGAAATCGAGCAGCTTACCGCCGAGAAGAACGCCCTTTACAACGAGTACCGGGCAAATAAAGAGCGTGTCCGGGAATTGCAGACCATGAAAAGCAATCTTTCCCAAATGCACCACGGCGAGCCGAGCCGACAGAAAAAGCATGAACAGGAGCGTTAA
- a CDS encoding RNA polymerase sigma factor encodes MTEHEKYQEHIRHTHDAFCKTVIRHAAIDAARSIRSRRKREISLEYLIEEKHYPFSTTDKYFAEQSGMTSYPLFVCGQMVLLESPELAAALSALSQMEQEIIFLYYFQRLTHREIGRRYGRAGNTTGRRIQMILRRLRAELEDLSYEPATSL; translated from the coding sequence ATGACCGAACACGAAAAGTATCAAGAACATATCCGGCATACACACGATGCCTTTTGCAAGACTGTTATTCGCCACGCTGCCATAGACGCAGCCCGGAGCATACGGAGCCGCCGCAAGCGGGAAATCTCGCTTGAATATCTGATAGAAGAAAAACACTATCCATTCAGTACCACAGATAAATACTTTGCGGAGCAATCCGGCATGACCAGCTATCCGCTTTTCGTCTGTGGTCAGATGGTGCTTTTGGAAAGTCCAGAGCTTGCCGCAGCCCTGTCCGCACTATCACAGATGGAACAGGAAATCATTTTCTTGTACTACTTCCAACGATTGACGCATAGGGAGATTGGACGGAGATATGGACGGGCTGGCAACACAACCGGGCGGCGTATTCAGATGATTTTACGGCGGCTACGGGCAGAGTTGGAGGATTTGTCCTATGAGCCAGCTACTTCCCTATGA
- a CDS encoding plasmid mobilization protein, which produces MKKKYNTPHRCHVVKTRMTEEEFADFTERLKHYDMSQAEFIRQAITRATIRPIVTVSPVNDELLSAVGRLTAEYGKIGGNLNQIARALNEYGTPYNALSVEVRAAISDLAALKFEVLRKVGDAVGNIQTYQL; this is translated from the coding sequence TTGAAGAAAAAATACAACACGCCCCACCGCTGCCATGTGGTCAAAACCCGCATGACCGAGGAAGAATTCGCCGACTTTACCGAGCGGCTGAAACACTATGACATGAGCCAAGCCGAATTTATCCGGCAAGCCATTACACGGGCGACCATTCGCCCCATCGTTACCGTTTCCCCGGTCAATGATGAACTGTTGTCCGCCGTTGGCAGGCTGACCGCCGAATATGGAAAAATCGGTGGCAACCTCAATCAGATTGCCCGCGCCCTCAACGAGTACGGCACACCATACAACGCCCTGTCCGTTGAAGTCCGCGCCGCCATTTCTGACCTTGCTGCCTTGAAGTTTGAAGTCCTGCGAAAGGTAGGTGACGCTGTTGGCAACATTCAAACATATCAGCTCTAA
- a CDS encoding PcfB family protein: MQEETNEKTIALYIKTGKLTAQQLQKAMKALLAQMKKQHDRQKIPHGKQTLKQLMKQNAGVSNIEITKDNIKAFESTAKKYGIDFALKKDSTEIPPRYLVFFKGRDADALTAAFKEFSAKKLTQEQKPSIRKLIVSLKEKAAALNAQRDKVKNKDRGIAR; this comes from the coding sequence TTGCAGGAGGAAACCAACGAAAAGACCATAGCCCTTTACATCAAAACCGGGAAACTGACGGCACAGCAGCTCCAAAAGGCTATGAAAGCCCTGCTTGCACAGATGAAAAAGCAGCATGACAGACAGAAAATCCCGCATGGCAAACAGACCCTAAAGCAGCTTATGAAGCAGAACGCGGGCGTTTCCAACATTGAAATCACAAAGGACAATATCAAAGCCTTTGAGAGTACGGCGAAAAAGTACGGGATTGACTTTGCCCTAAAGAAAGACAGCACCGAAATCCCGCCCCGCTATCTTGTTTTCTTCAAGGGACGGGACGCGGACGCACTGACCGCAGCTTTCAAGGAGTTTTCCGCAAAGAAGCTGACGCAGGAACAAAAGCCCTCTATCCGAAAGCTGATTGTTTCCCTCAAAGAAAAGGCGGCGGCTTTGAACGCACAGCGGGACAAAGTAAAAAACAAAGACAGGGGGATTGCAAGATGA
- the groL gene encoding chaperonin GroEL (60 kDa chaperone family; promotes refolding of misfolded polypeptides especially under stressful conditions; forms two stacked rings of heptamers to form a barrel-shaped 14mer; ends can be capped by GroES; misfolded proteins enter the barrel where they are refolded when GroES binds), with translation MAKQIKQGEDARKALCAGIDTLANTVKITLGPKGRNVVLGKKFGAPVITNDGVTIAKEIELKDEFENMGAQLVREVATKTNDAAGDGTTTATVLAQAMVTEGMKNVTAGANPMDIRRGMSKAVAKAVETIKAHSQKVKDSNDIARVGTISAGDPEIGRLIAEAMEKVTSDGVITIEENKTTAETYNEIVEGMQFDRGYLTPYMVTDTDKMEAVLDNAAILITDKKISVIQDLVPLLEQVMQNGMKLLIVAEDIEGEALSTLIVNRLRGTLNVCAVKAPGFGDRRKEMLQDIATLTGGTVVSADLGYELKDATVQMLGHARQVKVTKENTTIVGGAGDKDAIAARIAQIRNQIEASTSDFDREKLQERLAKLAGGVAVIKVGAATEVEMKDKKLRIEDALNATKAAVQEGVVAGGGTAPINAIPAVRALCDTLEGDERTGAKIVLKALEAPLRQIAKNAGLEGSVIIDKIVSANKPNYGFDAQNEVFVEDMIAAGIVDPTKVTRSALENAASVAEMVLTTESLVADLPEPPAAPAAGGDMGGMGGMY, from the coding sequence ATGGCAAAACAGATCAAGCAGGGCGAGGATGCCCGCAAGGCACTGTGTGCCGGTATTGATACCCTGGCAAATACCGTGAAGATCACCCTGGGCCCCAAGGGCCGCAATGTGGTGCTGGGCAAGAAGTTCGGCGCACCCGTCATCACCAACGACGGCGTGACCATTGCCAAGGAGATCGAGCTGAAGGACGAGTTTGAGAACATGGGCGCACAGCTGGTGCGTGAGGTCGCAACCAAGACCAACGATGCCGCAGGCGACGGCACCACCACCGCAACCGTTCTGGCACAGGCCATGGTCACCGAGGGCATGAAGAACGTTACTGCCGGTGCCAACCCCATGGATATCCGCCGCGGTATGAGCAAGGCTGTTGCCAAGGCCGTTGAGACCATCAAGGCCCACAGCCAGAAGGTCAAGGACAGCAACGATATCGCCCGCGTCGGCACCATTTCTGCCGGTGATCCCGAGATCGGCCGCCTGATCGCCGAGGCTATGGAGAAGGTTACCTCCGACGGTGTCATCACCATCGAGGAGAACAAGACCACCGCCGAGACCTACAACGAGATCGTGGAAGGTATGCAGTTTGACCGCGGCTACCTGACCCCCTATATGGTCACCGATACCGACAAGATGGAGGCTGTTCTGGACAACGCCGCCATCCTGATCACCGATAAGAAGATCAGCGTCATCCAGGATCTGGTCCCCCTGCTGGAGCAGGTCATGCAGAACGGCATGAAGCTGCTGATCGTGGCTGAGGACATCGAGGGCGAGGCTCTGTCCACCCTGATCGTCAACCGCCTGCGCGGCACCCTGAACGTCTGCGCTGTCAAGGCTCCCGGCTTTGGCGACCGCCGCAAGGAGATGCTGCAGGATATCGCAACCCTGACAGGCGGCACCGTTGTGTCCGCTGATCTGGGCTATGAACTGAAGGACGCTACCGTTCAGATGCTGGGCCATGCCCGTCAGGTCAAGGTCACCAAGGAGAACACCACCATCGTGGGCGGCGCAGGCGATAAGGATGCCATTGCAGCCCGCATTGCACAGATCCGCAACCAGATCGAGGCTTCCACCAGCGATTTCGACCGCGAGAAGCTGCAGGAGCGCCTGGCAAAGCTGGCCGGCGGCGTTGCAGTCATCAAGGTCGGTGCTGCTACCGAGGTCGAGATGAAGGATAAGAAGCTGCGCATCGAGGACGCTCTGAACGCAACCAAGGCTGCTGTTCAGGAAGGCGTTGTCGCTGGCGGTGGCACCGCTCCCATCAACGCCATCCCCGCTGTGCGCGCCCTGTGCGACACGCTGGAAGGCGACGAGCGCACCGGTGCCAAGATCGTCCTGAAGGCTCTGGAGGCACCTCTGCGCCAGATCGCCAAGAACGCCGGTCTGGAAGGCAGCGTCATCATCGACAAGATCGTCTCTGCCAACAAGCCCAACTATGGCTTCGACGCTCAGAACGAGGTCTTTGTTGAGGATATGATCGCCGCCGGTATCGTTGACCCCACCAAGGTCACCCGTTCTGCTCTGGAGAACGCAGCATCCGTCGCTGAGATGGTGCTGACCACCGAGAGCCTGGTCGCTGACCTGCCCGAACCCCCTGCTGCTCCCGCAGCCGGTGGTGACATGGGCGGCATGGGCGGCATGTACTAA
- a CDS encoding co-chaperone GroES — protein MKIIPLADRVVIKAVEVEETTKGGLILTGSAKEKPQVAEVVAVGPGGIVDGNEVKMTVKVGDKVLTSKYSGTEVKVDGEECTIVRQGDILAIVE, from the coding sequence ATGAAGATCATTCCTCTTGCAGACCGTGTTGTTATCAAGGCCGTTGAAGTCGAGGAGACCACCAAGGGCGGCCTCATCCTGACCGGCAGCGCCAAGGAGAAGCCCCAGGTGGCTGAGGTCGTGGCTGTTGGCCCCGGCGGCATCGTGGACGGCAACGAAGTCAAGATGACCGTGAAGGTTGGCGATAAGGTCCTGACCAGCAAGTACTCCGGTACTGAGGTCAAGGTGGACGGTGAGGAGTGCACCATCGTGCGTCAGGGCGATATCCTGGCCATCGTGGAGTAA
- a CDS encoding helix-turn-helix domain-containing protein, with translation MSQLLPYETIVKASEGDPEAVAAVLSHYAGYVRSCAKMDGQINTDMQEHIVRQLIESLLKFRFDR, from the coding sequence ATGAGCCAGCTACTTCCCTATGAGACAATCGTTAAGGCAAGCGAGGGCGACCCGGAAGCTGTTGCCGCCGTCCTATCCCATTATGCGGGATATGTCCGCTCTTGTGCGAAAATGGACGGACAGATTAACACGGATATGCAGGAGCATATCGTCAGGCAACTGATAGAAAGCCTGTTGAAGTTCCGCTTTGACCGCTAA
- a CDS encoding type II toxin-antitoxin system antitoxin SocA domain-containing protein: MRERKDFCTECRRETSYTLRKIKINQTIREKEYTFEITAAFCNECGGEMGIPGLMDYNVKEMDEQYRKAEEIITVEDIERLMKLYNIGKAPLSLALGFGEVTITRYLAGQVPSKEYSDIMLHALASASYMKELLDQNREKIGETAYKKAYTAATQLENLYVAVPVELLAVIAYIFSALHEVTPLTLQKLLYYIQGNYAAIYDKPLFDAPCEAWVHGPVYRNVYNLFRDFKYNPIDDDRFVPLKESALPLTPEAKEVVDRVLDTFGMYSGKVLESITHKEAPWLDARRGFLPDETSHAEISLDAMKAYFKKVDEKYNIRTEDGLRKYIGKML, translated from the coding sequence ATGCGCGAACGAAAGGACTTCTGCACAGAATGCCGCAGAGAAACGAGCTACACCCTGAGGAAAATCAAAATCAACCAGACTATCCGGGAAAAGGAATATACTTTTGAAATCACGGCTGCTTTCTGCAACGAATGCGGCGGCGAAATGGGGATTCCCGGCCTGATGGACTACAACGTAAAGGAAATGGATGAGCAGTACCGCAAAGCGGAGGAGATCATCACGGTGGAGGACATCGAACGCCTGATGAAACTCTACAACATCGGCAAAGCACCGTTGTCGTTGGCACTGGGCTTTGGGGAAGTGACCATCACCCGTTATCTTGCCGGGCAGGTGCCGTCCAAAGAGTACTCGGATATCATGTTGCACGCATTGGCATCGGCTTCCTATATGAAGGAACTGCTGGACCAAAACCGTGAGAAGATCGGAGAGACCGCCTACAAAAAGGCCTACACGGCTGCAACGCAACTGGAAAACCTCTATGTGGCTGTCCCGGTGGAACTGCTGGCGGTGATCGCCTATATCTTCTCAGCGCTGCATGAGGTGACACCGCTGACCCTGCAAAAGCTTTTGTATTATATTCAGGGCAACTATGCGGCGATTTATGACAAACCGCTGTTTGATGCTCCTTGTGAAGCGTGGGTGCATGGCCCGGTGTATCGCAATGTCTATAATCTGTTCCGAGATTTTAAGTACAACCCCATTGATGATGACCGCTTTGTTCCGTTGAAGGAGAGTGCGCTGCCGCTCACCCCGGAGGCCAAAGAGGTGGTAGACCGGGTGCTGGATACCTTTGGTATGTACAGCGGAAAGGTTCTGGAAAGCATCACCCACAAAGAAGCCCCTTGGCTGGATGCCCGGAGGGGTTTTCTGCCGGACGAAACTTCTCATGCGGAGATTTCGCTGGATGCGATGAAGGCGTACTTCAAAAAGGTGGATGAGAAGTATAATATTCGGACAGAGGATGGACTGCGGAAGTATATCGGCAAAATGTTATAA
- a CDS encoding DUF5348 domain-containing protein encodes MTQKTGALIFDETADRYDIRFDVNDYYGGLHCGDCMEVFVRGKWKPTRMEYGDNWYLVGIRAADLSGLRVRI; translated from the coding sequence ATGACACAGAAAACAGGAGCTTTGATTTTTGATGAAACCGCTGACCGCTACGACATTCGCTTTGACGTAAACGACTACTACGGGGGCTTACATTGCGGCGACTGCATGGAGGTCTTTGTGCGGGGCAAATGGAAGCCTACCCGTATGGAGTACGGGGACAACTGGTATCTTGTGGGTATTCGGGCGGCAGACCTTTCCGGGCTGCGGGTACGGATTTAA
- a CDS encoding RNA polymerase sigma factor: MKLKEVMTSMDYEKLYKAYYLQVYSYTISLAKNREIAEEITQNTFYKAVSTTSQFKGKSDELTWLCSIAKNLYHDEMRSRQRVADVSEINDLPSNENVENSVADSDMAFRIHLVLHRLEEPYKEVFQLRVFGELSFSQIAAIFGKTESWARVTYHRAKLKIQERMDEKHE, encoded by the coding sequence ATGAAGCTGAAGGAGGTGATGACAAGTATGGACTATGAAAAGCTCTATAAAGCCTACTATTTACAGGTATACTCGTATACTATTTCTCTTGCCAAAAATCGTGAGATAGCAGAGGAAATCACGCAGAACACATTCTATAAGGCTGTTTCTACAACATCACAATTCAAAGGTAAGTCAGATGAATTGACATGGCTCTGCTCCATAGCAAAAAATCTTTACCATGATGAAATGCGAAGCCGTCAGCGAGTAGCTGATGTGAGTGAAATCAATGACTTGCCATCAAATGAAAATGTTGAGAACTCAGTTGCAGATTCTGACATGGCGTTCCGCATACACCTCGTTCTTCACCGTTTGGAAGAACCATACAAAGAAGTCTTTCAGCTTCGCGTATTCGGGGAACTATCTTTTTCACAAATCGCTGCAATTTTTGGAAAAACAGAATCATGGGCGAGAGTTACTTATCATCGTGCAAAGCTAAAAATTCAAGAAAGGATGGATGAAAAGCATGAGTAA
- a CDS encoding zf-HC2 domain-containing protein yields MSKQCDIVRDILPLYVDGACSEASAEMVKEHLNACADCNAIYQKLLSHTNEDVLHEESESVIMRHEAKEKQRGRKKITIAVLVSIALCIIAIFTALFLLPINIAYEPVKIDFPFEVEDVESVEMYHYDGVPASAEKKVVVAENDIKTLYDKFKGLSLKDKTTEETAGADVTSFRFNLSDGTSYDLIYACYGVKNGELKSEAGGFKYFTSADIGSYWNNLNTELEAIPINESELP; encoded by the coding sequence ATGAGTAAACAATGCGATATTGTTCGAGATATTCTTCCGCTGTATGTTGACGGTGCTTGCAGCGAAGCAAGCGCAGAGATGGTAAAAGAGCATTTGAACGCCTGTGCTGACTGTAACGCAATTTATCAGAAATTGCTTTCTCACACGAACGAAGATGTTCTTCACGAAGAAAGCGAAAGCGTTATTATGCGCCATGAGGCAAAAGAAAAGCAGAGAGGCAGAAAAAAGATAACGATTGCTGTTCTCGTTTCCATCGCTCTTTGTATCATTGCAATTTTTACAGCTCTCTTTCTGTTACCTATAAACATTGCTTATGAGCCTGTCAAAATCGACTTCCCATTTGAGGTTGAAGATGTCGAAAGCGTTGAAATGTACCACTATGACGGAGTGCCTGCATCAGCAGAAAAGAAAGTAGTCGTTGCTGAAAATGATATAAAGACCCTGTATGATAAGTTCAAGGGCTTATCCTTAAAAGACAAAACAACTGAGGAAACTGCCGGAGCAGATGTGACCAGCTTTAGATTTAACCTCTCAGATGGAACAAGCTACGATTTGATTTACGCCTGCTATGGAGTTAAAAACGGCGAATTGAAGTCAGAAGCAGGCGGTTTTAAGTATTTTACAAGTGCGGATATTGGCTCTTATTGGAACAATTTGAATACGGAACTTGAAGCAATTCCTATCAATGAGAGTGAATTGCCGTGA
- a CDS encoding VirD4-like conjugal transfer protein, CD1115 family produces the protein MNAINWKKLLLPNIPYLLFVYLFDKVGQAVRLAPGADLSGKVLSLGEGFSMAFSNPLPSLAPMDLLIGILGAVLIRLIVYVKGKNAKKYRKGIEYGSARWGTAEDIKPYTDPVFQNNVLLTQTERLTMNSRPKQPKYARNKNILVIGGSGSGKTRFFVKPNLMQMHSSYVVTDPKGTVLVECGKLLQRGGYRIKVLNTINFKKSMKYNPFAYLRSEKDILKLVNTLIANTKGDGEKAGEDFWVKSERLFYCALIGYIWYEAPEEEKNFTTLLEMINASEAREDDPEFQSPVDLMFERLEEKDPEHFAVRQYKKFLLSAGKTRSSILISCGARLAPFDIKELRDLMETDEMELDTIGDRKTALFVIISDTDDTFNFVVSILYTQLFNLLCDKADDEYGGRLPVHVRCLLDEFANIGQIPKFEKLIATIRSREISASIILQSQSQLKAIYKDNADTIVGNCDTTLFLGGKEKTTLKEMSEILGKETIDSFNTSENRGREVSHGLNYQKLGKQLMTEDEIAVMDGGKCILQLRGVRPFFSDKYDITKHPNYKYLSDYDKKNTFDMEKHLRRRPALVKSDEPFDYYEISEADLQEDTAHE, from the coding sequence ATGAACGCTATCAACTGGAAAAAGCTGCTGCTTCCCAACATTCCCTATCTGCTCTTTGTGTATCTCTTTGATAAAGTCGGGCAGGCGGTACGCCTTGCGCCGGGAGCTGACCTGTCCGGCAAGGTGCTGTCGCTTGGGGAGGGCTTTTCTATGGCTTTTTCAAACCCGCTTCCGAGCCTTGCCCCTATGGATTTACTGATAGGAATTTTAGGCGCGGTGCTTATCCGGCTGATTGTCTATGTAAAAGGCAAGAACGCGAAGAAATACCGGAAAGGTATCGAATACGGCTCTGCCCGTTGGGGAACTGCCGAAGATATTAAGCCCTACACCGACCCGGTATTTCAAAATAACGTGCTGCTGACACAGACGGAACGGCTTACCATGAACAGCCGCCCAAAGCAGCCGAAGTATGCAAGAAATAAAAATATCCTTGTTATCGGGGGAAGCGGCAGCGGCAAGACGAGATTTTTTGTGAAGCCCAACTTAATGCAAATGCACAGCAGCTACGTTGTAACCGACCCGAAAGGAACGGTTTTAGTTGAGTGTGGGAAGCTCTTACAGCGGGGCGGCTACCGGATAAAAGTATTGAACACGATTAACTTCAAAAAAAGTATGAAATACAATCCCTTTGCCTATCTCCGCAGCGAGAAAGATATTTTGAAACTGGTAAACACCTTGATTGCCAACACCAAAGGGGACGGGGAAAAAGCCGGGGAGGATTTTTGGGTAAAATCGGAACGGCTCTTTTACTGCGCCCTTATCGGCTACATTTGGTATGAAGCCCCGGAGGAAGAAAAGAACTTCACGACGCTGCTTGAAATGATAAATGCGTCGGAAGCCCGCGAGGACGACCCGGAATTTCAGTCCCCCGTTGACCTCATGTTTGAACGGTTGGAGGAAAAAGACCCGGAACATTTTGCCGTCCGGCAGTATAAGAAATTCCTGTTATCTGCGGGAAAAACACGAAGCTCTATCCTCATTTCCTGCGGTGCGCGGCTTGCTCCTTTTGATATTAAGGAACTGCGCGACCTTATGGAAACCGATGAAATGGAGCTTGACACCATAGGCGACCGTAAGACCGCCCTGTTTGTTATCATTAGCGACACCGACGATACCTTTAACTTTGTTGTGAGTATTCTTTACACACAGCTTTTCAATCTGCTTTGCGACAAGGCAGATGATGAATACGGCGGCAGGCTGCCCGTCCATGTGCGCTGTCTGTTAGACGAGTTTGCAAATATCGGGCAGATACCGAAGTTTGAAAAGCTCATAGCCACTATCCGAAGCCGGGAAATCTCCGCTTCAATCATTTTGCAAAGCCAGTCGCAGCTAAAAGCGATATACAAAGACAACGCTGATACCATAGTCGGCAACTGCGACACCACCCTGTTCTTGGGCGGCAAGGAGAAAACCACCCTCAAAGAAATGTCGGAAATCTTGGGGAAAGAAACCATTGACAGCTTCAATACTTCCGAGAACCGGGGGCGCGAGGTATCGCATGGGCTGAATTATCAGAAGTTAGGCAAGCAGCTTATGACCGAAGATGAAATTGCAGTCATGGACGGCGGGAAATGTATTTTGCAGCTACGAGGGGTGCGCCCGTTCTTCTCTGATAAGTACGACATTACAAAGCACCCCAACTACAAATACCTGTCCGACTATGACAAGAAAAATACCTTTGATATGGAAAAGCACCTACGGCGCAGACCTGCCCTTGTAAAGTCGGACGAACCCTTTGACTATTACGAAATCAGCGAAGCAGATTTGCAGGAGGACACCGCCCATGAATAG
- a CDS encoding DUF6017 domain-containing protein has protein sequence MAVFRVEKNKGYTVMSNHHLRNKELSLKAKGLLSQMLSLPEDWDYTLAGLSLINRESIDAIRTAVWELEKAGYITRRQGRDEKGKMTAIEYTIYEQPQPPALDCPVLENPTADKPILENPTPDNPTSENPTQLNKELLKTNLPKKEKLNTDVSSTHSIPFHSLNPSPLEDAAQPPERKRKEATDAYSVYEEIIKDNIEYDYLIQDRYLDRDRIEEILALILETVCTKRKTIRIAGDDYPAELVKARFMKLNSEHIRFVLDCMQENTTKIRNIKQYMKAALFNAPSTIGSYYTSLVSHDMADGTFYGKPKKSGIPDYTCNEGESL, from the coding sequence ATGGCAGTTTTCCGCGTGGAAAAGAACAAAGGTTATACGGTTATGAGCAACCACCATTTACGCAACAAGGAACTTTCCCTAAAGGCAAAGGGCTTGTTGTCGCAAATGCTCTCACTTCCCGAAGATTGGGACTACACCCTTGCAGGGCTGTCCCTTATCAACCGGGAAAGTATCGACGCTATCCGCACCGCTGTATGGGAGCTTGAAAAAGCCGGATATATCACAAGGCGGCAGGGACGCGACGAGAAAGGCAAAATGACCGCTATCGAGTACACCATTTACGAACAGCCACAGCCCCCAGCATTGGATTGTCCGGTATTGGAAAATCCAACAGCGGATAAGCCGATATTGGAAAATCCGACACCGGATAACCCGACGTCGGAAAATCCAACGCAATTAAATAAAGAACTATTAAAAACTAACTTACCCAAAAAAGAAAAATTAAATACAGATGTATCAAGTACCCATTCCATTCCTTTCCATTCCCTAAATCCCTCTCCCTTAGAGGACGCGGCACAGCCGCCGGAACGGAAGCGAAAGGAAGCGACAGACGCATACAGCGTGTATGAGGAAATCATCAAGGACAATATTGAGTACGACTATCTGATACAGGACAGATACCTTGACCGGGACAGGATAGAGGAAATCCTTGCCCTTATTCTTGAAACCGTCTGCACCAAACGAAAAACAATCCGTATCGCCGGGGACGACTACCCGGCAGAGCTTGTAAAAGCAAGGTTTATGAAACTGAACAGCGAACATATCCGCTTTGTACTTGACTGTATGCAGGAAAACACCACCAAAATCCGCAACATCAAGCAGTACATGAAAGCTGCCCTTTTCAATGCCCCGTCTACGATTGGCAGCTATTACACGTCCCTTGTATCTCACGATATGGCAGATGGTACTTTTTATGGGAAACCGAAAAAATCCGGCATACCCGATTACACCTGCAACGAGGGCGAAAGCCTGTAA